One window of the bacterium genome contains the following:
- a CDS encoding c-type cytochrome, giving the protein MSEYKTDVLRGHDYDGIEEYDNRLPNWWLIILYGTCVFALGYWLVFHTFRVVDLPLARYDQEMIAAAEAQLAKMAEGGITDESLMLMATLPETVARGRELFSTYCVVCHLDRGQGLVGPNLTDGHWLNGGAPTDILKTVTDGVPAKGMAAWGGQLGPSRVQDLVAFVISIKNTNVPGKAPEGEPEAAGAGIPPEGAPDNG; this is encoded by the coding sequence ATGAGCGAATACAAGACCGACGTGCTGCGCGGGCACGATTACGACGGGATCGAGGAGTACGACAACCGCTTGCCGAACTGGTGGCTGATCATCCTCTACGGCACCTGCGTCTTCGCGCTCGGCTACTGGCTGGTCTTCCACACCTTCAGGGTCGTGGACCTGCCCCTGGCCAGGTACGACCAGGAGATGATCGCCGCCGCCGAGGCCCAGCTGGCCAAGATGGCCGAAGGCGGCATCACCGACGAGAGCCTGATGCTCATGGCCACGCTCCCGGAGACCGTGGCCAGGGGACGCGAGCTCTTCTCGACCTATTGCGTGGTCTGTCACCTGGATCGAGGACAGGGCTTGGTCGGTCCCAACCTGACCGACGGCCACTGGCTGAACGGCGGCGCTCCCACCGACATCCTCAAGACCGTGACCGACGGCGTGCCGGCCAAGGGGATGGCGGCGTGGGGCGGTCAGCTGGGTCCTTCGCGCGTGCAGGATCTGGTCGCGTTCGTCATCAGCATCAAGAACACCAACGTGCCCGGCAAGGCCCCCGAGGGTGAGCCCGAGGCGGCGGGTGCGGGAATCCCGCCGGAGGGTGCTCCGGACAATGGCTGA